The genomic segment CGACCTCCCAATCGGTTTTGCGCGACCAAGGAGGGATCTGCAGCGGGTCATTGGGCCCTGTGATGGCGCTAGTCCACTTGCTAAACACCACCGGCTCCGGTGGAACTTGCATTCCACTTTCGGCGGCATGGTCTGAATAATTGAGACCAATGCATATGAACTTGCCCACCCCACTCACACAAGCCCCCAATCGGAAATCCTTTTGGGGCACGCCCGGCACCGTGGGTAGCTGTTCCACCTCCAGCAGCGCCAAACGCGCAAGAGTCTCAGGCGCAAGGGCCAAGCCGCCGACATCAGTCAGGTGCTCTGACAAGCACCGCACACGCCCTGCCGCATCCAGCAAGCCCGGTTTTTCCTGCCCGGGTGCACCATAACGAACAAGCTTCATGACATTCCTTGGTTAACACATCACACAATCGGGGTATTCTGCCCCGCTCTTGCCAAAATTTCGGACTCGGGCTCCGCTCCTTGTAGTACCCCCACGATAAGGGGTAAAGTGAGGGACACTCAACCCCTTTTCCGGCGAGACCATGAGCCCCCAACTCAACAGCAAACCATCTACACACAGCAGCCAGGCGGCTGAGAGCAAATTCCAGCTCCTGCTGTTCCGCCTCGGGGACTCGACCGGCAGCGAGCGCAGCGAGCTATTCGGCATCAATGTGTTCAAGGTGCGCGAAATCGTGGTGGCGCCTGAAATCACCAGCATCGTGAATGCACCACAACACGCCCTCGGGCTGGCCAATGTGCGCGGGCAATTGATTCCGGTGATCAACCTGCCTGCACTCGCGGGCTGTGTCCCGAAAACCGACTCCAAAATCGTGCTCGTGACCGAGTTTGCCCGCACAACCCAGGCGTTTTTGGTGGACGAAGTGGTCGAAATCATCCAGCTCGACTGGAAACACCTGATCGCCTCTGACAACAACAGCTCCGGCTTGCTCTCAGGCGTTGCCCGTATCGATGGCGATGCCACAGACTCCCGCTTGGCACAGGTCCTCGATGTGGAGCAAATCATCCGCAACGTGTTCCCCAACAGCCAAACAGAGTCCTCAAGCAACATCCAGAAAATCAAGCTGCCCGAAGGCTCCACCATCCTGTTTGCCGACGACTCCGCCATCGCCCGCATGCTGGTGGAGGAAAGCCTCAAGTCCATGGGAGTGTCTTACGTCGCCGTCAAAAACGGCAAAGAAGCGTGGGACCGTCTGGCCCAGATTCACAGCGATGCGGTCGCCCACGGTAAGCGGGCCAGCGACAAAGTCGCGTTGGTGCTGACCGATCTGGAAATGCCCGAAATGGACGGCTTTACCCTTACCCGCAGTATTAAAAACGACAACCGGTTCGCGGGTATTCCGGTGATTGTGTATTCATCCCTGACCGGCAGTGCCAGCGAAGGCCATGCCACCGGCGTGGGCGCTGACGCCTATGTCGCCAAGTTTGAGCCCCACGAGCTGGCCGACGCCATCAGCACCACCTTGAGCCGGGGCTGATTTCAGGGCCGCAACCGCTGCAGGGGCTAGCGCAAGTGCTTGTAAAGCCGGGCCTTGAACAGCTCGGCGATCGAGGTCTGCCGTGAACCGGGCACCAACTCAAACGGCTCACCGGCACGCAGCTGCCCGGGCTCATCAACCGCCAGATAAAAGCCACAGTGGCCACTCAGCGCCATGGCTTTGACAGCGCCTGCAAAACCCATGGCCGCATTGAACTTGAAACAAGGTTCCCGCGGCTGCACCACCCGCAGCGCGCAATCGCCAAATCGCAGCACATCGCCCACCCACACCTCGTTTTCTAAGAGGCCTGCCAGCGTCAGGTTCTCGCCCATAGAGCCAAAGGGCAAGCTGTCATCGAAACCGCTGGCGCCAGCCGCCCGGCGCGCTTCTTGCCAAAAACCGTAGTGCTCCGAGGGGTAGGCATACACCGCCTTGTCCAGCCCGCCGTGCACTGAGGGGTCCGCCTGCTCATCTCCCAGCAAACCCAGCGGCGTCACCGGGGTGGGTCCGTCAACCGAGGTTTTGTGAATCGCCGTCAAGATGCTGCGACCCTGGATCTGCACCTTGCGGGCGAGCCCCACCTGAACACTGAGCAGCTGTCGCGTCATGACCGGGCCCTTTAGAGTTGCTGGTACACCGTGTGGCCGCTGCGGCTGGAGTACTTGGTTTTGGCGTCCATTTGCTCCACCTGTACCGCCGCATGGCGGCCGGCATACACCTGCTGGCGGAGCCAGTCGAACTCGGTGTGCAGCGCGGCATCGTCGCTCAGGCGGGTGGCCCACACACGCTGGTCTCCGTTCCACCGATAGCCGCGGGCCTTGAGCAGGTCTTTCGCCTCAAAAGGGGCGTTGGTCGCGCTCAATCGATAGCTAGGGTTGCCGGCGGCATAGAGCAGGTGTGCAAGGCCAGTCTGGGTGGTGTCTGCAGCGGCCTTTGGCAAAGGGGCAGCCAGCACTGCCAACAGCGCATGGCAATCCATCTCCGCACGGTGAGCGTCGTAAAACAGGCCCAGCTCCGCCGCCAGGCTCTCCAGCTTGGCAGACCCGCGTCCTTGGGCTTTCCAATCGATGTCAGCAAAAGAGCATGCCCACGCCAGCCCGGCAAACGCCGGTAGCCGCGCCTCCACAAACGGGCGGTCAAATCCTGCGTTATGGGCGATCACCACATCCACGCCCTGCAGCATATCGGCAATGCGGGCCTCGTCCAGTGCCTGGCCTTGCACCTGGGCATCTTCAATACCGGTGATGGCAACTATCTCAGGGGGAATCGGCTTGCCCGGGTCTTCCAAACCGTCATACACCTGCACGGGCCCGACCGGCAGCCCGGTTTCGGTATCGACCGAAACCCGCAGCAGCGCGAGTTCGATGATTTTTTCTTTGGCCTGATCCAGGCCGGTGGTTTCTGTATCCAGCACCAGGATGGTTTTCACGCCGCTGTGCGCCTCGCCGGGCCACTGCAAGCATGGCTTTAGACGGCGCTGCACCTTGTAATCGGCATGGGCCTCGAGGGCGCGGGCCATAGCCTCGGCGTCCATCAAGGGGGCCTGAGTGGCGGGCACTGCTTTGGGCCTTTTGGCGGCCGAAGCCTTGGGACTGCGACTGGCGCGTTTGGGTGGATCGAGGTCCAACGTGGGCAGATCAGCCAAAAAAGCGAAGCCGAGTTGGGGGTTAAAAGCTTGGGTCACGGTGCGCCTGAGAAAAACGGGAATCCCGTTGCCGGGAGAGGCCGACATTATTGCCCCTATCATCCCTCGCACCCTCTTGAAGACCCTCTGAATCTCGCTATGCAAATCACTATTCTTGTCGGCACCGTCAATGGCAACGCCCAAAGCGTGGCCGAGGCGCTCCAGTTTTGTGCCGACGATATCGGCGCCACCATCGATGTCCTGCCGATGGACGGCCTCGACATCAGCGTATTCGACACGCCCGGCACCTTCATCATCTGCACCTCCACCACCGGCGCCGGTGACGTGCCGGGCAATGCAGTGGGCTTGCTCAGTAGCCTGGATGCACAAGCCAAATACCTCGGGCACGTGCGCTACGGCCTGGTTGCGCTGGGCGACAGCAGCTATGGCGACAGCTTTTTGGGCGGCGGCAAACAATTCGACGCCAAGCTGCAAGACCTGGGTGCCCGCAAAATGGGCGACATCTGTGTGCTCGACGCCATGGAAACCATGACCCCAGAAGACGATGCCGTGGCCTGGCTCCAGAGCTGGACGGTCGAGTGGGCGACACTTAAGTAACAAATATGCCGCTAGCGCAGGCAAAATAAGCGCCTCTAGCTTCTTTTTTGATAGCAAACCATGCACCTCCAAGCCGCATCCCCTGCACAGCGCCTGCGTCCCCTCAAAGGCACCCGCATCCTGAGCCTTGCGCTCAATCTGCCCGGGCCTGCGGCGCTGATGCGCTGTCGCGACATGGGGGCGACTTGCATCAAGCTGGAGCCGCCCGCACCGGCAGGCTCACGGGCAGGCGCTTCCGGCGATCCGATGGGGCTTTACAACCGCAAGGCTTATGACGTCATGCACCAGGGCATGCGGGTGGTTGCCGCGGACTTGAAGACCGAAGCCGGTCAGCGCGCCCTGCACAAAGAGCTGGTCAAGGCGGATGTGCTGCTCACCTCCTTCCGCCCCAGCGCCCTCAAAAAACTGGGGCTGGAGTGGAAAGCCCTGCGCAAACAATACCCCGAGCTATCAATGGTCGCCATCGTCGGGGCACCGGGTGCCCGCGCAGAAGAGCCCGGGCACGACCTCACCTACCTGGCTGAAAACGACCTCGTCACCGGCCTGGAAATGCCCCCCACCCTCTATGCAGACATGGGCGGCTCACTGATGACCAGCGAGGCCGTGCTGCAAACCCGCATCCTCAGCCAAGCCAAAGGGAAAGGGGTCTTCCTTGAAATCGCGCTCTCTGATGCTGCGGGCTACCTCGCGCTGCCGCGCAGCTGGGGCTTGACCCAAACGGGTGCCGCCGTGGGTGGTGGCCATGCCGGATACCGGGTCTACCCCTGCAAAGACGGAAGGGTCGCCATGGCGGCTTTGGAGCCCCATTTTTCGGGCCGCTTGGGCGCGGCGGCTGGTCTGCGACAATCGCACCCCTTGGCGAT from the Rhodoferax potami genome contains:
- a CDS encoding 3'-5' exonuclease yields the protein MTQAFNPQLGFAFLADLPTLDLDPPKRASRSPKASAAKRPKAVPATQAPLMDAEAMARALEAHADYKVQRRLKPCLQWPGEAHSGVKTILVLDTETTGLDQAKEKIIELALLRVSVDTETGLPVGPVQVYDGLEDPGKPIPPEIVAITGIEDAQVQGQALDEARIADMLQGVDVVIAHNAGFDRPFVEARLPAFAGLAWACSFADIDWKAQGRGSAKLESLAAELGLFYDAHRAEMDCHALLAVLAAPLPKAAADTTQTGLAHLLYAAGNPSYRLSATNAPFEAKDLLKARGYRWNGDQRVWATRLSDDAALHTEFDWLRQQVYAGRHAAVQVEQMDAKTKYSSRSGHTVYQQL
- a CDS encoding MOSC domain-containing protein yields the protein MTRQLLSVQVGLARKVQIQGRSILTAIHKTSVDGPTPVTPLGLLGDEQADPSVHGGLDKAVYAYPSEHYGFWQEARRAAGASGFDDSLPFGSMGENLTLAGLLENEVWVGDVLRFGDCALRVVQPREPCFKFNAAMGFAGAVKAMALSGHCGFYLAVDEPGQLRAGEPFELVPGSRQTSIAELFKARLYKHLR
- a CDS encoding CoA transferase; the protein is MHLQAASPAQRLRPLKGTRILSLALNLPGPAALMRCRDMGATCIKLEPPAPAGSRAGASGDPMGLYNRKAYDVMHQGMRVVAADLKTEAGQRALHKELVKADVLLTSFRPSALKKLGLEWKALRKQYPELSMVAIVGAPGARAEEPGHDLTYLAENDLVTGLEMPPTLYADMGGSLMTSEAVLQTRILSQAKGKGVFLEIALSDAAGYLALPRSWGLTQTGAAVGGGHAGYRVYPCKDGRVAMAALEPHFSGRLGAAAGLRQSHPLAMMTPEAHATVAAFVAGQTREQLDLLAHTQDIPLFTLA
- a CDS encoding flavodoxin domain-containing protein, which codes for MQITILVGTVNGNAQSVAEALQFCADDIGATIDVLPMDGLDISVFDTPGTFIICTSTTGAGDVPGNAVGLLSSLDAQAKYLGHVRYGLVALGDSSYGDSFLGGGKQFDAKLQDLGARKMGDICVLDAMETMTPEDDAVAWLQSWTVEWATLK
- a CDS encoding chemotaxis protein, whose product is MSPQLNSKPSTHSSQAAESKFQLLLFRLGDSTGSERSELFGINVFKVREIVVAPEITSIVNAPQHALGLANVRGQLIPVINLPALAGCVPKTDSKIVLVTEFARTTQAFLVDEVVEIIQLDWKHLIASDNNSSGLLSGVARIDGDATDSRLAQVLDVEQIIRNVFPNSQTESSSNIQKIKLPEGSTILFADDSAIARMLVEESLKSMGVSYVAVKNGKEAWDRLAQIHSDAVAHGKRASDKVALVLTDLEMPEMDGFTLTRSIKNDNRFAGIPVIVYSSLTGSASEGHATGVGADAYVAKFEPHELADAISTTLSRG